TCGTCACCGTCGCCTCGCCCGCGCTCGCGCTCCACGATCGGGTGGCGGCGTTCGAGCGGGCGCTGAACGCGGGACCGCTCGACGGCGGGCTCGGCCGGCGGCTCGCGATCCAGCTGTACGCGCTGGCCTGGGCGCGCGGCTACGCCCAGTACGCGGGCGCGCCCGTCGAGAACGTCGTCGCTAACCGCCACGTCGAGGTGGCGACGAACGCGGGGGCGCTCGCCGTCCAGCGGGAGACCCTCGGCGCGACCGCGTCCGGCGGTGAGCGCGCCGTCCTCGGCGCGGCGGCGCGGGTGGCGGCGACCGACCTCCTCGCCGCGAGCGGCGTCGACGCGCGCTGGACCGACGCCGTGGTGGCCGCCGTCCGGGGGGCGTCTTCGTCCACCGGGGCTCACCGGCCGGTTCGGAGCGACGGTCACGAGGGGCCGGAGCCGGTGTCCGTTCGGGTGAACCACACCGCGGACCGGGCGCTCGTGGACGTGCTCGGAACGCGCGAGGCGTCGAGGCTCTCGACCGCCGTCGATCGCGGGTACTCGGTCGACGCGCGGCTGTTCGTCCGCGCGAGGCGAACCGGCGGTTCGACGACGGGGGCGACGGGGGCGACGGGAACGACGGCGATCGATCCTGGCGGCAACTGGACGCTGGTCGACCGTCGCCGGAGAACGAGCCGTCGCGTCCTCCCCGGCGGCGGTTCCGCCCCGGTCCGCGTCCCGACGGGCTGGCGGGCGTTCGAGCGGTACGACCGCCGGGTGGTCGTGACGCACACGACCGTCTCCCGCTGGCGGCGCGGGGCAGCGCGGCGCGTGACGCGCCGCACCCGGACCGAGCGCCACGCCGTCTCGATCGCGCTGGCCGGGCGGCACTCCCCCGACTCCCGCGCGCCCCGGGTCGGCGTCGCCGGCGTCTACGAGCGCGGCGGGCCGCTCGACGGGCCGAACCTCGCCGGCGTTCCCGCCGCGGCCCGCCGCCGTCTCGTCGCCTCGCGCGGCGGTCCCGACGCGCTCGCCCGCCGGGCCGTGCGCGGTACGCTCGACCGCGAACCGGTCCGACTCGCTGGCGCGCGCCCCGACGGTCTCCGGGCGTGGCTCCGACGCGACCTGGTCGCGCTCCACCGGCGCGTCCGGTCGACGGCCGTCGCGCTCCCCCGCGGGGCGGTCGCGACCTACGGGGTGAATCCGTCCACCCGCCTCGCGGCGCGCCTCCGTGTGCGGCGCGCCGAACTGCTGGACGCGCCGACCCGGTACGCGGGGGTCGCCGACAAGGTGCGCGTCGCCGTCCGCCGGGCGTACCTCGATCGGGTCCTCGCCCGCCTCGACGAGCGCGCGGCGGCGCGCGACCGAACCCGTGGCAACCTGAACGAGGCGCTCGACGGGACGGGCATCGGGTCGCTCGACCGCCTCCGCGCCGTGCGAGCCGTCGGAGGCGGCCCGTCCCCGGTCGAGCGTCCGCCGCCGGATCGAGGGCTCGGCGGCCCGCTCGCGCTGGCGGTCGAGACCGAGCCGGCGTACCTGCGCCTCGATCCGGTGGCCCGCGAGCGTCTCGGCGTCGCCGGGCGCGGGACGGTGACGCCGCTCGACGCGCGCAACACGAACCTGTTCACACTCCCGTACGGCGACGCGGCCGACGCCGTGACGCGCGGTCTCCTCGGCTCGGAGCGCGTCTCGCTTCGCACCGCCGCGCTGATCCTCCGCGCCGAGCGACGGGCGACCGGCGGTCGTGGGGATCGGGACCTCCGGCGGGCGGTGTCGGCGTCGACCGACCGCGTCCGCGACCGGATGGCGACCGTCCTCGCGGCGGCCGGGGTCGGGGTGACCGACGAGACGCCCGGGGCGGTCGTCGACCGGGGACTGTCGCGCTGGCGGACGCCCGCCGGTCGCGCGCTCGCCGTGACGAACGGCTCGGCGATCCGAGCCGTCGTCGCCGTGACGCCGGGCGTCTCCGACGCGGAGCGCGCGGCGCTCGCCGCCCGCCTCGAGGTCGCAGTCTCGGAGACGCTCGCCTCGCCGTCCGCCCGGCCGCCGGAGACGGCGGTCGCCGGATCGGTGGGCGTCGTCAGGGCCGCCGTCCGCGAAGGGGCGACGCGGGCGGCGGAGTACGGCGTCAACCGGACGCTCTCGCGGTTCAACCGCACGTTCGATGCGATCTTCGTCGGCCTGCCCGTCGCGCCCGTCCCCGGCTACTGGTACGCCACGCTCAACGTCTGGGACGTCCACGCTCGCGGTACCTACGAGCGGCTGGTGGTGCGCTCCCGTCGCGGCGCGAGCGGCGTCGCGTACGTCCGCGACGGGGGCCTCGTCCGACTCGACGTCGACGGTGACGGCGCACGCGAGCGCCTCGGCCGGGCCGAACGGGTGGCCTTCGAGACGCGCGTTCCCGTGGCGGTCGTCGTCCCGCCCGGCCGTCGCGGCGTCGGCGACCTGGACGGCGACGCCGACGAGCGCTCGCCGGGGTACGGGTGAGCGGACGCGCGGACGTGAACGCACTTATGCCGCGCCGGCGAAGGGGGAGCATGCTCCAGAACGTCGCTGACGACCCCGGTGCGCTCACGCCGGAGGAGTTGCGCGCCCGCTACGACGACAGCCTTCGAGAGACCGTCGAGGCGGTCGGCGCGGCCGAGATCGCGCGGGAGGCGGGCGTCCCCCGCGAGGCGGTCGACGCGCTCGCCGCGGGGGAATCGCCCGACCTCACGCTGGAGGAGGCGGCGGCCATCCTCGCCGTCCCGGCGGACGCGCCCGACGCCGACGCCATCCGCGTGGAGGTGCTCGACGACCTCATGATGGGGATGTCGATCGCCGTCCTCGACGTCGAGACGCTGGAGAGCGAACTCGACGGGAAGCTTGAGGCCAAGGAGATCCAGCAGAAGATCGAGGGGCGCTTCCCGATGACGCTCTCGGAACTCGCGCTGCTCCAGCAGGCCATCGAGGGGCGCAAGCCGTGAGCGCCCTGGTCTC
The Halomarina pelagica DNA segment above includes these coding regions:
- a CDS encoding DUF7286 family protein; amino-acid sequence: MRLADDRRGRVPFALVAVLLLVGSAAVVATDRPRRYETPAVDRVVGETVAAAQTALRQAAVVAARESAANPVVAPVDTPYGRVVNDSSPFRDALRIRASLLARSYLSRIGERRGDVVSSVSLPPVRSPADLRAAKRRVSVERAGPNGTALRVRFRGVTVRAKRDGRVIAERRVSPVVTVASPALALHDRVAAFERALNAGPLDGGLGRRLAIQLYALAWARGYAQYAGAPVENVVANRHVEVATNAGALAVQRETLGATASGGERAVLGAAARVAATDLLAASGVDARWTDAVVAAVRGASSSTGAHRPVRSDGHEGPEPVSVRVNHTADRALVDVLGTREASRLSTAVDRGYSVDARLFVRARRTGGSTTGATGATGTTAIDPGGNWTLVDRRRRTSRRVLPGGGSAPVRVPTGWRAFERYDRRVVVTHTTVSRWRRGAARRVTRRTRTERHAVSIALAGRHSPDSRAPRVGVAGVYERGGPLDGPNLAGVPAAARRRLVASRGGPDALARRAVRGTLDREPVRLAGARPDGLRAWLRRDLVALHRRVRSTAVALPRGAVATYGVNPSTRLAARLRVRRAELLDAPTRYAGVADKVRVAVRRAYLDRVLARLDERAAARDRTRGNLNEALDGTGIGSLDRLRAVRAVGGGPSPVERPPPDRGLGGPLALAVETEPAYLRLDPVARERLGVAGRGTVTPLDARNTNLFTLPYGDAADAVTRGLLGSERVSLRTAALILRAERRATGGRGDRDLRRAVSASTDRVRDRMATVLAAAGVGVTDETPGAVVDRGLSRWRTPAGRALAVTNGSAIRAVVAVTPGVSDAERAALAARLEVAVSETLASPSARPPETAVAGSVGVVRAAVREGATRAAEYGVNRTLSRFNRTFDAIFVGLPVAPVPGYWYATLNVWDVHARGTYERLVVRSRRGASGVAYVRDGGLVRLDVDGDGARERLGRAERVAFETRVPVAVVVPPGRRGVGDLDGDADERSPGYG
- a CDS encoding DUF5791 family protein, with product MLQNVADDPGALTPEELRARYDDSLRETVEAVGAAEIAREAGVPREAVDALAAGESPDLTLEEAAAILAVPADAPDADAIRVEVLDDLMMGMSIAVLDVETLESELDGKLEAKEIQQKIEGRFPMTLSELALLQQAIEGRKP